The Mesorhizobium koreense genome includes a window with the following:
- a CDS encoding ABC transporter permease produces MRRALERLPQRDWVFVASVAVLLGVLAMAFSASLLFPGGPWEVVGPPVAPPFSDGFLLGTDTIGRSVMAGIFYGARVSLLVGIVATALPFLLGMLIGAVAGYYGGLIDDALMRLTELFQTVPHFMLALVLVAILTPSITSIVIAISVVSWPPVARLVRAEFLSLRNREFVEAAIVAGRSHTSIILKEILPNALGPVIVLASLMVATAILLEAAISFIGLGDPNLMSWGYMVGASRTALRTAWWVSVMPGLAVFLTVLAINFVGEALNEALNPRSALKALP; encoded by the coding sequence ATGAGACGCGCCCTTGAACGGCTGCCTCAGCGGGACTGGGTATTCGTCGCATCGGTCGCCGTGTTGCTCGGTGTACTTGCCATGGCATTTTCCGCCTCGCTGCTGTTCCCCGGCGGCCCATGGGAAGTCGTCGGGCCGCCGGTTGCGCCGCCCTTCTCGGACGGCTTCCTCCTGGGTACCGACACGATCGGCCGCAGCGTCATGGCCGGCATCTTCTATGGAGCACGGGTGTCGCTGCTGGTCGGCATCGTGGCAACCGCGCTGCCATTCCTGCTGGGCATGCTGATCGGCGCCGTTGCGGGCTATTATGGCGGCTTGATCGATGACGCATTGATGCGGCTGACGGAGCTGTTCCAGACGGTCCCGCATTTCATGCTGGCGCTGGTGCTGGTTGCAATCCTGACGCCGAGCATCACCTCCATCGTCATCGCCATCTCGGTCGTAAGCTGGCCGCCGGTCGCGCGGCTGGTGCGCGCGGAATTCCTGAGCCTGCGCAATCGCGAATTCGTGGAGGCCGCCATTGTAGCAGGCCGCAGCCACACCTCCATCATCCTCAAGGAGATCCTGCCTAATGCGCTCGGTCCGGTCATCGTACTGGCATCGCTGATGGTCGCGACCGCGATCCTCCTCGAGGCGGCGATCAGCTTCATCGGCCTGGGCGATCCGAACCTGATGAGCTGGGGATACATGGTCGGCGCATCCCGCACCGCGCTTCGCACGGCATGGTGGGTGAGCGTCATGCCGGGCCTTGCCGTGTTTCTGACCGTCCTTGCCATCAATTTCGTCGGGGAGGCGCTGAACGAAGCGCTCAATCCCAGAAGCGCGTTGAAGGCCCTTCCATGA
- a CDS encoding ABC transporter permease: MHTLRYISGRLIKAFLIVLAVAIMNFFLIRLAPGDPATVIAGQSGDADTVYLNQLRADFGLDRSMPEQLGIYLKKLAVLDFGMSYRERRPVSEIIWERLPSTLEITASAFVLALVAGVLLGTAAAVNRGGFWDRTATALSLVFYATPLFWVGILLVLVFSVELDWLPAFGRATIAGPDTGLPALLDRLKHLVLPVLTLTLFYLALYARMTRASMVETLDMDFIKTARAKGVGRARILFVHALRNAVLPILTLAGVQVGQLLSGAIIIETIFGWPGLGLLAFNAVLQRDYNTLLAVFFVTSLLVVLANLIVDGLYVLIDPRTGTRT; the protein is encoded by the coding sequence ATGCACACTTTACGCTACATTTCGGGCAGGCTCATCAAGGCGTTCCTGATCGTCCTCGCCGTGGCGATCATGAACTTCTTCCTCATCCGCCTCGCGCCCGGTGACCCGGCGACCGTTATCGCAGGACAGTCGGGCGACGCCGACACGGTTTATCTCAACCAGTTGCGCGCCGATTTCGGCCTCGACAGGTCGATGCCCGAGCAATTGGGCATCTATCTGAAGAAGCTCGCGGTTCTCGACTTCGGCATGAGCTACCGCGAGCGACGACCGGTAAGCGAGATCATCTGGGAGAGACTGCCCTCTACCCTTGAGATTACCGCATCGGCCTTCGTGCTGGCGCTCGTCGCAGGCGTGCTGCTCGGTACCGCCGCCGCCGTAAACCGTGGCGGCTTTTGGGATCGCACGGCCACGGCCCTGTCGCTGGTCTTCTATGCGACCCCGCTGTTCTGGGTCGGTATTCTGCTGGTGCTGGTCTTCTCTGTCGAACTCGACTGGCTGCCCGCCTTCGGCCGTGCGACGATTGCCGGCCCGGACACGGGGCTTCCGGCCTTGCTTGATCGGCTGAAGCACCTCGTGCTGCCCGTCCTCACCCTGACGCTGTTCTACCTGGCGCTTTACGCGCGGATGACACGCGCCAGCATGGTCGAAACGCTGGACATGGATTTCATCAAGACGGCGAGGGCCAAGGGCGTCGGCCGCGCGCGCATCCTGTTCGTGCACGCCTTGCGCAATGCCGTCCTCCCCATCCTCACGCTTGCGGGCGTGCAGGTCGGCCAGTTGCTCAGCGGAGCGATCATCATCGAGACCATCTTCGGCTGGCCGGGCCTGGGTCTGCTGGCCTTCAACGCCGTCCTGCAGCGCGACTACAACACGCTTCTGGCGGTCTTCTTCGTCACGTCGCTGCTGGTCGTCCTGGCAAACCTGATCGTCGACGGGCTCTATGTGCTGATCGACCCGCGTACGGGGACACGCACATGA
- a CDS encoding ABC transporter ATP-binding protein: MTADVLKVEGLTVALPPSGQRAHAIENIDFALRRGETLCMVGESGSGKSVVAHAVMGLLPANLHLLGGRVLLEGQEIQSLPERDFRRIRGRKLSMVFQEPMTALNPLMRVGDQISEAMRVHGISSQTLINERLHELAEQVRLPDPANTLSAYPMQLSGGQRQRVMIAMALALRPALLIADEPTTALDVTTQAQILSIIKDMQQAYGTGVLFVTHDFGVVAEIADRVVVMEKGNNVEAGAVSDILERPTHPYTRRLIAAVPDLDVRGGRKPAVPPASALEIKGLSKRFVRRAGPFARRTVVDAVRNIDLSVNRGEIFGIIGESGSGKSTLGRLIVRLARPDSGDILVDGVNMAHLDGSAMRAFRPRVQMVFQDPFGSLNPRQTVGGILGNVLALGGRNGATARDEAGRLLELVGLDARALDRFPHEFSGGQRQRISLARALATNPTLLIADEAVSALDVVIQAQILDLIADLRRRLQLTVLFITHDLRVAGRICDRIAVMLRGEVVEQGRPEDIFASPQHPYTARLIASIPGRSRCGEENATEQQNGKETVR, from the coding sequence ATGACGGCGGACGTCCTGAAGGTCGAGGGATTGACCGTCGCGCTACCGCCCTCGGGCCAGCGCGCGCATGCGATAGAGAACATCGACTTTGCGCTCCGCCGAGGCGAGACGCTGTGCATGGTCGGCGAGTCCGGCTCGGGTAAATCCGTTGTCGCCCACGCCGTGATGGGATTGCTCCCCGCAAATCTGCATCTCCTTGGAGGCCGCGTGCTTCTCGAGGGACAGGAGATACAGTCTCTCCCTGAAAGAGATTTTCGACGCATCCGCGGGCGCAAGCTGTCCATGGTCTTCCAGGAGCCGATGACGGCACTCAATCCGCTGATGCGGGTCGGCGACCAGATCTCCGAGGCGATGCGGGTCCATGGGATTTCCAGCCAAACCCTCATCAACGAGCGGCTTCATGAACTCGCCGAGCAGGTACGCCTGCCGGATCCGGCAAATACGCTGAGTGCCTACCCGATGCAGTTGTCGGGAGGGCAACGCCAGCGGGTGATGATCGCCATGGCGCTGGCGCTCAGGCCCGCGCTCTTGATCGCCGACGAGCCCACGACCGCGCTCGATGTGACAACCCAGGCGCAGATCCTTTCGATCATCAAGGACATGCAACAGGCCTACGGGACCGGGGTTCTGTTCGTGACCCATGATTTCGGCGTCGTAGCCGAAATTGCCGACCGGGTGGTCGTCATGGAGAAGGGGAACAATGTCGAAGCGGGCGCTGTCAGCGATATCCTCGAGAGGCCGACCCATCCCTACACGCGCCGGCTGATCGCCGCGGTGCCCGATCTGGATGTGCGAGGCGGCCGCAAGCCTGCCGTTCCGCCGGCTTCGGCGCTGGAGATAAAAGGGCTTTCCAAGCGTTTTGTCCGGCGCGCCGGACCATTCGCCAGGCGGACTGTCGTGGACGCGGTGCGGAACATCGACCTTTCGGTGAACCGCGGCGAGATATTCGGGATCATCGGCGAGTCCGGATCCGGGAAATCGACGCTCGGCCGATTGATCGTACGCCTGGCTCGTCCCGATAGCGGCGACATCCTGGTCGACGGCGTCAACATGGCCCATCTCGACGGTAGCGCCATGCGGGCATTTCGGCCGCGCGTGCAAATGGTCTTCCAGGATCCTTTCGGATCGCTCAATCCGCGCCAGACGGTCGGCGGCATACTGGGCAATGTCCTGGCGCTCGGCGGCAGAAACGGCGCCACGGCCAGGGACGAAGCCGGAAGGCTGCTCGAACTGGTGGGGCTCGATGCCAGGGCGCTGGACCGCTTTCCCCACGAATTCTCCGGCGGTCAGCGCCAGCGTATTTCACTCGCCCGCGCGCTTGCCACAAATCCGACCCTGCTGATCGCCGACGAGGCCGTCTCCGCCCTGGACGTGGTCATCCAGGCGCAGATCCTGGACCTTATCGCCGATCTGCGCCGCCGGCTTCAACTCACGGTGCTGTTCATCACGCACGATCTCAGGGTCGCGGGCCGGATCTGCGACCGCATCGCCGTCATGCTGCGCGGCGAGGTCGTCGAGCAAGGACGACCGGAAGATATCTTCGCCTCGCCGCAACACCCCTACACCGCCCGTCTCATCGCCTCCATTCCTGGCCGGAGCCGGTGCGGAGAAGAGAATGCAACTGAACAACAAAATGGGAAGGAAACAGTGCGATGA